Within Bdellovibrio bacteriovorus HD100, the genomic segment TTCCGCAATTCTGAAATGGGTTTTGTATTCCAGTTCCATCATCTTTTAAGTGAGTTCAATGCCCTTGAAAACGTCATGATCCCTTGCCGTGTTGGCGGAGAGTCCATCAAGGTGGCCAAAGAAAAAGCTTTGCATCTTTTGGAGTTCATGGGATTGGCGGATCGTCGTGACCATCACCCGAACCAGCTTTCCGGCGGTGAGTTGCAGCGCGTAGCCATTGCTCGTGCCTTGGTGCGCCATCCAAAGATACTGTTCGCCGATGAGCCTACGGGGAATTTGGATTCTCACACCAGTGGAAAGATTCAGGAGTTGTTCTTCCGTCTGAAGGAAGAAATGAAGCTGGCGCTGGTCATCGTGACCCACGATCTGACCTTTGCGACACGCTTTCCGAAGGTGTACAGAATGAAAGACGGTCAGTGGCAGTCCTAAAGCTCTTCATTTCTTAGGGCTATCTTCATGATTTGCTTGTGCTTTGCGGCTAAAAAAGTGGTGTTGCCTGTCTGGTGGCTTTGACAGGACCTTGGTCTTAAGTTACGATTCCTTGTCTAAATTGTAAGTACTTAAAAGTCTTATAGATTTTTAAAAAATAACGGGGATTGGGAACTTTGAGTAAGCTTCTTTGTGCACTGTTAATCACATTCATGACTTCGACGGTGGTGGCCCAGCCTGCCAAAAAGAAAAACGCCAAGGCCAAAGCTCCTGTTGCGGCGGCGGAGGCATCGGATGCCACATCCGGTTTGATCGTTAAAAACATCGAAGTTGCCGGCAATCGTAAAATTGAAAAAGACGCCATTCTGACCAAGATCGTCACCAAGGTTGGAGAGTCGTATTCAGCTCAGCATATTCGCGAAGATGTGCAGGCGCTGTTCAATATGGGTTTCTTCAATGACATTCAGGTGGATCGTAAAGCCACCGGCAAAGATGTCACGCTGACGTACACCGTGCTGGAAAAACCTTCTGTGGTTGAAATCACTTACGAAGGCAACAGTGAAGTAAAGTCTGAAGATATTGCGGATGCCACGGGTATTAAGCCTTATCAGCTTTTGAACATGGCCAAAGTTAAAGAAGCGGTGGAGAAAATCCAGAAGCTTTATGAAGACAAAGGTTTCTTCCTGGCCAAGATCGATTCTGAAGTTCAAGAGGTCACCAAAGACGAAACTGTCCGTCTGGTCTTTAAGATCCGTGAAAATGATAAAGTAAAAGTTAAAAAGATCACCTTCCTTGGTAACAACCATATGGGTGACAGTTCTCTGAAAAGCAAGATGCTGACTCAAGAGGGCGGCTTCTTCTCGGGCATCAGCGGTTCCGGTCAGTACAAGCAGGAGATGTTCGAGCGTGACGTTCAGATTCTTCGCTTCCTTTATTGGAATCAGGGTTATGTTCAGGCCAAGGTGGATCGTCCTCAGGTGACGGTGACGCCGGATAAAAAGAACATCTATATCACCATCCGAATTGAGGAAGGTGAGCAGTACAATGTCGGCGACGTGGATTTCGCCGGTGATCTTTTGTTCCCGAAATCTGAATTGCGCGAAGTGATCAAGATCGATGACAACGGCGTCTTTGCCTACGATGTGTTGCAAAAAGACATCAGTGAGCTGACCGCAAAGTACGGGGATCTGGGTTATGCCTATGCCAACGTGATCCCACGGACTCGTTTCAACGACAAAGAACGTCGTGTGGATCTGGTGTTTGAATTCGACAAGGGCAACAAGGTTTACTTCGGCAAGATCAATATGGTTGGAAATTCCAAGACCCGTGACAAGGTCATCCGTCGTGAGCTTAAAGTTCATGAAGGGGAGCTGTACAACGAAACCCGCCGTCGTCAGTCTTTGGAAAACATCCAGCGTCTGGGCTTCTTTGAGGAAGTCAACTTCAAGACCTCGATTGATCCGGAACGCACAGAAGTCATGAACGTGGATATTTCCGTGAAAGAGCGTAACACCGGCCAGATCCAGTTGGGTGCGGGTTACGGAACTTCCCAGGGTTTCACATTGCAGGGCTCTATCAGTCAGGCGAATTTCCTGGGTAAAGGTCAGAATCTGGGCGCGTCCCTGAATTTGAGCAACACGGGCAGTTACTACAGTTTGTCCTTCACTGAGCCGTACTTCCGAGACACGTTGTGGTCTTTGGGGGCGGATCTTTATCAAAGCGCGAATACTGGACGTGTGGACTATGACGAAAATCACACAGGTGGTGCGATTCGTTTGGGCCACCCGTTGGCCGAATACACGCGTGG encodes:
- a CDS encoding ABC transporter ATP-binding protein, with amino-acid sequence MNSENILLRAVDIHKSYSQGVGELEILRGVSLDIREGEAFAILGASGAGKSTLLQIMGTLDRPNKGELYCEGRDLLAMSDDELSRFRNSEMGFVFQFHHLLSEFNALENVMIPCRVGGESIKVAKEKALHLLEFMGLADRRDHHPNQLSGGELQRVAIARALVRHPKILFADEPTGNLDSHTSGKIQELFFRLKEEMKLALVIVTHDLTFATRFPKVYRMKDGQWQS
- the bamA gene encoding outer membrane protein assembly factor BamA, with the translated sequence MSKLLCALLITFMTSTVVAQPAKKKNAKAKAPVAAAEASDATSGLIVKNIEVAGNRKIEKDAILTKIVTKVGESYSAQHIREDVQALFNMGFFNDIQVDRKATGKDVTLTYTVLEKPSVVEITYEGNSEVKSEDIADATGIKPYQLLNMAKVKEAVEKIQKLYEDKGFFLAKIDSEVQEVTKDETVRLVFKIRENDKVKVKKITFLGNNHMGDSSLKSKMLTQEGGFFSGISGSGQYKQEMFERDVQILRFLYWNQGYVQAKVDRPQVTVTPDKKNIYITIRIEEGEQYNVGDVDFAGDLLFPKSELREVIKIDDNGVFAYDVLQKDISELTAKYGDLGYAYANVIPRTRFNDKERRVDLVFEFDKGNKVYFGKINMVGNSKTRDKVIRRELKVHEGELYNETRRRQSLENIQRLGFFEEVNFKTSIDPERTEVMNVDISVKERNTGQIQLGAGYGTSQGFTLQGSISQANFLGKGQNLGASLNLSNTGSYYSLSFTEPYFRDTLWSLGADLYQSANTGRVDYDENHTGGAIRLGHPLAEYTRGFLKYKYDDTKLSKKYDSDGKLITDPDLFPLESASGVTSSMTGTVEYDTRNDRQMPTKGIYSSGSYEYAGLGGDLKYTRGNANFRYYKNLFWDVVWRNNIQYSRIDGLDGQEVPFSELYLLGGPYSLRGYRSYRVGKMKFSEMIYNDLIAEGKSDAEAREKAMRFYGGVQQAMYQTELQFPLVKEAGIMGAGFFDIGAADDVLTDNNFFADVGFGIRWYSPIGVLRFEWGFPLNRNPAYQDATVFEFSIGPSF